The Ignavibacteria bacterium genome includes a window with the following:
- a CDS encoding transposase — protein MKIEYRNLFTHFIFTTKNRFPIIPEASRERIEKYITGIVHKNDSRLYAIYANPEHMHFLVSRSPKLSEEKLATMVAESSSAFIIKNKLCTGMFAWQETASAFSVSKSEVDKVCKYILNQSEHHRKVTFAEEYVVFMKHYKEKLLFKK, from the coding sequence ATGAAGATAGAATACCGAAATTTATTCACACATTTTATTTTTACCACAAAGAATCGTTTTCCCATTATTCCAGAAGCGAGTCGTGAAAGAATTGAAAAATATATTACTGGAATCGTACATAAAAACGATTCGAGATTATATGCAATTTATGCTAATCCAGAACACATGCATTTTTTAGTTTCTCGTTCCCCGAAATTATCGGAAGAAAAATTAGCGACAATGGTTGCAGAAAGTTCTTCTGCGTTTATCATCAAAAACAAACTATGTACTGGAATGTTTGCGTGGCAAGAAACTGCTTCTGCTTTTTCCGTTTCTAAATCCGAAGTAGATAAAGTATGCAAGTATATTTTAAATCAGTCGGAACATCATCGAAAAGTAACGTTTGCAGAAGAGTACGTTGTATTTATGAAACACTACAAAGAAAAACTGCTCTTTAAAAAATAA
- a CDS encoding TdeIII family type II restriction endonuclease, whose protein sequence is MLEWLGVYFFQQPKAKINTLIAIPYNPYEPQPYKRWTMKGMLDLKNEVMVAEEFWNFLNGEGTYNDLLDCFEQAGIELRPEIDTYFSKFK, encoded by the coding sequence TTGCTTGAATGGTTGGGAGTTTATTTTTTTCAACAACCAAAAGCGAAAATAAATACGTTAATAGCAATTCCTTACAATCCTTATGAACCGCAACCGTACAAACGATGGACAATGAAAGGAATGTTGGATTTAAAAAATGAAGTAATGGTAGCAGAAGAGTTTTGGAATTTTCTTAATGGAGAAGGAACTTACAACGATTTACTCGATTGCTTTGAACAAGCGGGAATTGAATTGCGACCAGAGATTGATACATATTTTTCTAAATTCAAATAA